The sequence GTCTTCGTAACATGCTTGTTGTTGACAGTTATCCTGAATGGAGATACTATTGCAGAAGGCATTGGCCTATTCCGATTCTCATTGGTGCAGGTAGAACTATACAGAAAtgaccatctcacacacagtactgtatacTCCTCTCCTCATAGCCTTGTTATGTATTCAATGAGTtctgattatttatttgttcattggTGATTTTGAAtgtgcatatgtacacacatttgTTAGAAAAGACAAAATGTTACCCTTCAGTTCAACTATATATGACAGCTTTGATGTTATTCAAACATGAAGCAAAATATACTCTTATATCCCATGCCTGGCTCTGACAGTGCTTTgtacataacaacaacaacagaaagccTCTTTCAACCTCTTCAGCAATAAAGGATCACCTCTGTCCTCTATGAAGACTAATACATTTTTAAGTGGCACTTACTGCTCTATAAGACATTAGGCCTTTCCAGAGGAGAATTAGTATGAATTAAATGACAACTCGTTGCGTAAATAAAATGACCACAATAAAACAGTTCATTAAATCTGAAATGGCTCAATTATGCCACTGATGTTGCTATGGCAGGAAAAGCATCAGACTAATCAGTTTGACTGAGTGAGTCAGTATCCAGACATAACCTCATTTAGCCTCTCTACACATTAGAAACAACGTTCAGCcatctgggaaaaaaaacacaacatttatTACGGTCATAGAAAATGGACGCTCACACACGCTGACATAAACATATCAACTTATTATAAAATCCAGCATCAATCGCGGAATCATTAATGCCATCATATAAAATTCAGGTTTGACAAGTCCATGGCGCCCCCTGTACAGTTCTTtgttgtgcatacacacaggcgcTAGCAGTGGGCTAATCTGCCCCAGAATGAGCCACAGTGTGGGGCATGGTCAGTATCTCCTCTGCCTGGGGCTGAAGACTGTGCTGGGGTCTTTGTCCCGCTCCCGCTGCCGTTGGCTGTTGGGCGAGAGGGGCTCCTTGGGGGCGGGAGCTGAGCGCGACTTGTCACTCTTGAAGAGGTCGCGTCCACTCCTCAGGAGCTGCTCGTCAATCTTGCGGTGGCGTTTGATGTCAGAGAGGACCTTATCCATCCGAGCCTCGCGACGAACACTGGACCGTGCCGAGGACCCTGGAGAAAGACAATCATGAGGAGGAACGTTAGAATCATAGCTGTCTTCAGATGTGCCTGTCTAAATATCCTGCATGGGTTTAGGGCCACACCTGGGGTCCTGCGACGGTTGATGAAGGTGTTCTTGGGCGTCTGCTCCTCATCAAAGTCAAACTCAGTGGGAGTCAGGGacctgcagggggggggggatgaatgtTAAGATGGCTGTGTAACCTTCAGAAAGCACAAATGAAACTTCAAGCATTTGCTCCTTTCAAATTGATTGATTCAAATTCATTTCTGGGGATTAGTATCATTTCCAACCTCACATAAAGCACATGCCACAGTCATCACAAAAATGTAATACCATagctatatttatatattttattatgcAGTTATAATGAATGATAATAGCCCAGATAATATGGTGATTTACCATGCAGGTCACGTTACTTCACGTAACGTATTTAACAAATAAATAGAGGGATAAATCAAAAAAGCAGTTCTTGCCCTACACTTTAGGATTCAGCAGTGTATTTGCAACAGAGTTAGATTCCTGCACTAAATCCTAATAACTGGTGTACTGACAGGCAAGCATATTACTTTGTTGTAGctgaaaatgaaatgtcagAATGGGTTCTCTAAAAAGCTGTGTGGGTTTGACATAGCCATGACTCTAGTCCACCCTATGAACCCTAACTGCTCAAGAAAAAGCAGTTAGCCTAAAGCCAAACAACACTCCATGTAAGGCAATGTGTGCTTGTTGATGTTGACAAATATAAATACTATCACCACTATGTAATTCTATGGGCAAAATGCTCCATCTTCAAATTGGACCTTCAGAATAACATTATGGTAGTTCTAACAGCATTTGTTGTTTTGTCAACAAAAATACTACCTCCTCTGTGAAAATGTGGTTCTATGTTGAGGGACCCTGAAGGGCTCTTGGCTGCACCCTCAGAGCAAGTGGTTTTAGTGTCCCTACCAAGACACATACCCGTTCTGGTTCTCTAGTTCtcctacagagacacataccCGTTCTGGTTCTCTAGTTCTCCTACCAAGACACATACCCGTTCTGGTTCTCTAGTTCTCCTACCAAGACACATACCCGTTCTGGTTCTCTAGTTCtcctacagagacacataccCGTTCTGGTTCTCTAGTTCtcctacagagacacataccTGTTTTGGTTCTCTAGTTCtcctacagagacacataccTGTTTTGGTTCTCTAGTTCtcctacagagacacataccCGTTCTGGTTCTCTAGTTCTCCTACAGAGATACATACCTGTTTTGGTTCTCTAGTTCtcctacagagacacataccTGTTTTGGTTCTCTAGTTCtcctacagagacacataccTGTTTTGGTTCTCTAGTTctcctacagagacacacacctgttctggTTCTCTAGTTCtcctacagagacacataccTGTTCTTGTTCTCTAGTTCtcctacagagacacataccTGTTTTGGTTCTCTAGTTCtcctacagagacacataccTGTTTTGGTTCTCTTGTTCtcctacagagacacataccTGTTTTGGTTCTCTAGTTctcctacagagacacacacctgttctggTTCTCTAGTTctcctacagagacacacacctgttctgttTCTCCAATTCtcctacagagacacataccTGTTCTTGTTCTATAGTTCTCctatagagacacacacctgttctggTTCTCTAGTTCTcctagagagacacacacctgttctgttTCTCCAATTCtcctacagagacacataccTGTTCTTGTTCTATAGTTCTCctatagagacacacacctgttctggTTCTCTAGTTCtcctacataaacacatacctGTTCTTGTTCTATAGTTCTCctatagagacacacacctgatctgGTTCTCTAGTTCtcctacagagacacataccTGTTCTGGTTCTCTAGTTctcctacagagacacacacctgttctggttctcctcctccttagGCTCCTGTGACTCCTCCCCGTCCCTCTCAGGGGACGGCGTgcgtggtggtgttgggggccGGCGAGGAAGAGGCACCCAGTTGAGCTCCAGTGTATCCCCTTTGGCGAGCAGTTCGTACAGGCGTTTGATCTCCTGAGGGGGGGGCATCCAGGATTTGGGgttctccatctcctcatcaCTGTAAGGGATCTcccagtcgccatcaccttttCGCTCTTCACATTCCCTTACCGCCGTCTCTGCATCACCTTTAACCCCTTCCTTCAGCTCATCTTCCACCAAGCCGTCCTTATCTTTATCCTCTACGGGAGggccaaacaaacaagctgCTATCAAGACAGTGACGAGCAAGCAACAGGGACAGATTTTGCACCAGTCATGAATCTTGCAACTACTCTACATACTGCACTGGTCTAAAATGAAATATTACTAAAAGTAACTCAAAACTTCCTTGCATGCCTACTTGAAGTAACTCGTAAATATGAGAAATTAAAGCACAAGTAATCTGTAACACAGAGTGAACGAGTATCATTACCTTCATCTTCTTTCTGAGGCTCTTCCACTGTTTCGTTCGACTCGTCCATTTTGacattttctgtctctttctccttcttctcacCCTGGCTCAACTTCTCGGTTTTATCCGCCTCCCGAACTACCATTGATTCCATCCCATCCGTTAGGGAGGTTTCTGTGTCATCGGCTACCGCCTGCGTCATACTGCTGAGTGAAGAGTGAATTCAGTAAGAGTTTTATCTGCCTCTCTGGATAAGATGAAGAAGATTAAACCGTGCAGACAGTAAGTTACAGTAAGATATCCTACATTACTGATGTCTATTTGTAGCATTAGCATATTAGCTGTTTGAACTCTAAGATAAAGTCAAGTTTGTTCATACACTTACTTTTAGATGTACTCTTCCCAAATCAACTTGGAGTCGACTTGTGTGTTTATAAAATCCACTTCCTGAGCCCCTGCAGGCAGATGCAACATAATAAACAGCTATGTTTCATGACATGGCTACTGTCCACATATGCAGCAGAAGTGCACCGCCATTTTGGTTTGTCTTGCATCTGAGCGCCGATTGGCTGTACTGCGGCGCTGTTGCCCACATCGCTTGCGTTACGTCCAAAGCGTACTTAACGCCAGAATAATAATGTACCCTTGCTGTGTAGTTATAGTATGCTAAATTGTTTAGTAAAGACACATTTCACACTGAAGTTGCTGAAAAGTTTTCGAAACGGTATTATACTACCAGCAATCATACGTCCGTTGCATATCAAATATAAAGTCACGTGTCCAATTTTGAAGTGAACGCTGATTGGTGGTACGTCAGGTACGCGGCAGCATTTGAAAATAATTGGCGCAGAGGCAGAAGCCTTTTCTTCAATGCTTTACCTCATTACGATGCTTGGAGCCTGCTAACTTGTTGTTTCATCGTTTAGGTCTTGGAATTTGAAGGCGCAACACTATATTCCTTAAACGACTTCGTTTCCCACGACAACTTGAACAGTAAGTTCGTAGTTTTTGCCAAATCAAGGCCCAACGTTGTATGTTTGATACAACTAACATATATTAGCCgatgctagctagcgatagccaGCCAACTCAGGAAGCGTTTTGCCTCTTTAACATCTCCAAACAAGCTAGGAAAATGTGCTAGCAAGTTAGCTGACTTTGGAGGTTGGTATGTCTAGAGAGTTTTCATGGATGTAATTGTATAGAAGCTTACCTTAACAGTTTTGCATATTAAGCGAATGTGAATAACTTTAGCTAGCATTTTAGTTCACAAATTCGGTTAGGTTACCTTGCTTAAGTGTCGGCTAGCGGGTTTATTGACGCGTCAACGGCAGCTTTGTTATCGTGTTAGCCAGATTGTGTTAGatggtgttgttttttgtgaGCGGAACATTATGATAGATAGTTAACGTAAACGCTAATGTTACAATAAACTAGGTGTTGTCGTCGAAAATGATAATTATTCTCTGTCTCCTTGTTAAGGAAATGGCCCAGCGTGTTGGGGCGGGTGAACCCGCTGCCGGGCCGAAACGGACTTCACGGGTGCGTGTGGCTGTTCGGCTGCGGCCCTACATGGACAAGCAGGACGATAAGGGCGAGGGCCCTTGTGTGCGGGGGTTGGATTCCCACAGGCTGGAGATCGTCAACTGGAGGAATGCCACCGAGACGCTCCACTATGAGTCAGttgccctcttctctctctcctatttgtTAATGTGAACAGAAtactaggtttttttttctccctcttatGGTCCTGCGAACTTTAATTTCTCACCGCCTTACTGCATCTTACCAGATCCTGGTCTCTGTGGTAGGCCTGGATTTGGTAGCTGGTGCTGATAGTATTTCCGTCCTGCAACAATCCCTCTAGCTCTTACTGTGTCGTTTGGGACTATACCAGGGAGAGTACACACAACTCGTACTCCCAATAGACAAGATAAAACACTATGGCCATTCAAGGACGGGAGAGAAGTCAAGTAACATTTGACTTACCCCTTAAGTAAAGAAATCGGCTATCTTTACTAATCAAGTAAATGTTTATATATTCCAgttgtgtttgaaatgttaaCCTCAGTTTTGTTTGGGTCAGCAACAGCCatgtttgttatgtttgttcagcTTCGACATGTTCCACGACGAGAAGAGCACCCAGAAGGAGGTGTTTGTGGAGTCGGTGAAACCCGTCCTGCCTCATATCCTCAATGGGCAGAATGCCAGTGTGTTTGCATACGGACCCACCGGAGCTGGTACGACCACTTctcctgtctcttctcttccaccctccccctccataGCTCTCTGAATACACACCTCTCAATCCCTTACCTGTTGGTTGCAGACAATAGATGATTTAGAATGGTCTGTGTCTTGAGGTCTCCTTTACCTCTGTACGTCAGCATAATTATTTTTCCCCTCTTATGGTCCTGGGAACTTAATTTCTCACCACCTTACAGCATTTTAACAGATCCTGGGCTCTGTGTGGTAGGCCTGGATTAGGTAGCTGGTGCTGATGGTGTTTCTCTCCTGCAACAATCCCACTGGCTCTTACTGTGTCATGTGGGACTATACCAgggaacgaacacacacacacactcaggcttgTACTCTTGGTGTGAGTTTACCACCAGCTCCTTtacctcctctgttctcctcttggCACCCCTCGCCTCTTTACCCACTCTTCTATTTCTCTGCAGTTCTTTTTTCACTGTTCTAGACCTCTACCCGTTCCATTCTTGAGTCtgtttctccttttccttccttACCTCGTATCTCCCTCTCggctctctttctttgcctctctttctctccctcactctccctccctccttcattctctccctccctcctctctgtgtgtgactgtcctgTGGTCTGTCCCCTGACAGGTAAGACTCACACCATGCTGGGCAGTCAGGAGCAGCCAGGTATGATCCCCAGGGCCGTGCGTGAGGTCTTCCACCTGGTCAGGGCCCAGGAGGCGAAGGAGGATGGCTGGGAGTACGCCATCAGCATGTCCTACCTGGAGATTTACAacgagaaggtgtgtgtgtgtgtgggagagagtaaAAATGTGTCTGCCACAATACAAGCCTGTGGAGGACTATGATTGTGTTGAACTTCCGCACATGTCTATACCTGATGTGGTCAATAACAAGCTTTGTGGTGATCTTCATATTCTGTCACCTCTGTTCTGGGTAATGCCCTTCATATCTGTCATGTAGCTGTGCTGTGTTCATCTGtggtggcagacagacagttggGCCTTAAATGGAGATCTTGGAGATCTTCCAGCTCTACATGTGTTGAACTACAGAATACATATTGATAGACCGGTTTCTTTCCAGTGGCCAGCCTTTCCGTGtgctcatggtgtgtgtgtgtggtccttgtGGTGTTCTTCCTCAGGTGCTGGACCTGTTGTGTCCGAGCACCCAGGACCTGCCCATCCGGGAGGATAAGGACCACAACATCCTCATCCCCGGCCTCACCACCACGCCGCTCGCCTCCTTCTCTGAGTTCGACACGCAGTTCATCCCAGCCAGTCTCAACCGCACCACCGCCTCCACCAAACTCAACCAGCGCTCCAGCCGCAGCCACGCCATCCTCCTCATcaaggtctctttctctcacacacacacacacacacacacactagttgcTTAGTCTGTCTCGGTCTTGCCCTCtttgtgtcttgtttttttcctcacttGCCCtcttggtttctctctctgtctctatctatctctgtctgtctgcttctctttctgtctgcctctctgtcttgcCATGTCTTCTGCTCTCTGTTTCGTTCTGTTGTCTCTGgctcgctcacacatacactctctctctcactgccattTTGTGTTGGCATGCTTTCACTTggctgtgctgctggtgtggtgtAATGGCATCATCCTCATAGCTGTCAGCAGAGGGAGTTGAGTGAACCCAGCTCTGCCAGGCGGAGGCGTGGAGCTGAAGGGGCAGTGCAGCGGAGTGAAAGGCCACCAATTAGCAGCGTGTGTCAGGTTGGCTCTGGTGAAGCACCGCTGAATAGGGCTGTGGACTAGGGCTTGAGGCCCGCTCCTCTAGAGCACTGCTAACATGATGGGACTCAGGCCTGAGGCCCGCTCCACTAGTCTAGAGCACTGCTAACATGATGGGACTCAGGCCTGAGGCCCGCTCCTCTAGAGCACTGCTAACATGATGGGACTCAGGCCTGAGGCCAGCTCCTCTAGAGCACTGCTAACATGGGACTCAGGCTTGAGGCCAGCTCCTCTAGAGCACTGCTAACAGGGTACTCAGGCCTAATGCCCGCTCCTCTAGAGCACTGCTAACATGGCAGCAGACGTCCTCCTGCAGGAGCATGGCGAGCCTGAATAAGGCACTTAGACCAAATCAGCACGTACATTCATttaacagatgttttttttttaaaatccaagatggcttgctgtgggggagggggggtggtgttgtGTGCACGATTTTATgtctcacttaaaaaaaaaaatgttttaaatgaataaaaaatatAGCTGAATGTGTAAATGCAGACATAAATTAGTCTGTTGCTCTTATGATGAGcataattatatatattgtttttaaatCTGCTTCTTCTAAACATCCCTCCCCCAGGTGGTCCGAACCCGCCGTGTGCATCCCCACCGGCAGCAGACGGGCAAACTCTACCTGGTGGACCTGGCGGGTTCCGAGGACAACCGGCGCACGGGCAATCAGGGCATCCGCCTGAAGGAGAGCGGCGCCATCAACCTGTCGCTCTTCACC is a genomic window of Clupea harengus chromosome 1, Ch_v2.0.2, whole genome shotgun sequence containing:
- the pagr1 gene encoding PAXIP1-associated glutamate-rich protein 1, producing the protein MTQAVADDTETSLTDGMESMVVREADKTEKLSQGEKKEKETENVKMDESNETVEEPQKEDEEDKDKDGLVEDELKEGVKGDAETAVRECEERKGDGDWEIPYSDEEMENPKSWMPPPQEIKRLYELLAKGDTLELNWVPLPRRPPTPPRTPSPERDGEESQEPKEEENQNRSLTPTEFDFDEEQTPKNTFINRRRTPGSSARSSVRREARMDKVLSDIKRHRKIDEQLLRSGRDLFKSDKSRSAPAPKEPLSPNSQRQRERDKDPSTVFSPRQRRY